In one Mucilaginibacter ginsenosidivorax genomic region, the following are encoded:
- a CDS encoding ABC transporter permease — protein sequence MSAYTFHITPYDLAFLGIIFTGLTFMLLLWFAQKINRVANRFLSLALLVIVLWMVWLLGTDIRLAVYFPYWSCLPLQFSLAFGPFIFFYVLKITRPEYKYRWKDLLHLGPLLVEQVVFLLEIKEGIRTGAATYDTQIYHHISPILRLAAFISVITYLGWSVKLIAHFYQRLKFNDMSDRYRYEFRWLYRLLTGFGMLWLLWVPYVATDYFYYHNQLKIDAYYPLFLLLAALFIRISAVSFLRSEVAVPLPAVSKPLLPAELKQKAVWLRKTIEAGLLYQDADLTLGSLAKKVDLHPHELSRIINTVLKKNFNDFINEYRIREVTRKMQEPAYDRLTLLGIALDAGFSSKSTFNRTFRQMTGMSPAEYKNQLKKERPNYHLRPYYRRAAVISDHEAMPMWSSDKLNRSYMFKNYLKIAWRTMLHNKVYSALNIVGLATGMAVALLIGLWIYSQYDYDRFLPGYNQLYLVKLNFNYNGAIQTQTGSSLPLVEEFRKSYPEVKYASETDWGSQHSLVVDDKKLNPQGLTVGEDFLKMFPYPLVRGNVNTVFKEPSSIILTESVAKALFGNQDAVGKLIRIDNKNNVVVTGVMKDVTANSTLQFSYLLPYSYLEQTYPDTKKERTNWRNHSYPEYVELQPGTNADAFESKIKNIIAKHDPGSKIEVVLQPAKNWRLLTEFKNGKATDGFIQYVRIFGIIGILVLVIACINFVNLSTARAEKRAREVGVRKSIGSTRKDLIIQFLSESLLLTFVAFVVSILIVQLALPYFNSTTYSKISVPYTNWLFWCVMMGYVLVTGLLAGSRPAFYLSSFNPAKVLKGAIQLGKGAALPRKILVAVQFTCSIALIISTLIIYQQIKYAKDRPKGYNAYGLVMNNNSDDLRKNYTALKNDLLQSGQVVSVTTAGSGMLSYPASFTILNWPGKRQEESLEMNVNAISQDYFKTVGMELKYGNDFEGNTSADTLNIVLNEAAAQRLRLKDPLNQLITFEYSKNPMRVIGVVENAVVGSPFYAARPAIYVYNPGWAGSIMYRLKPNVPIQPAIAKIATIFNKYNPSFPYDYRFADEAFNMTFNVEVLVGTLAGIFAGLAIFISCLGLFGLAAYVAEQRKKEIGIRKVLGASVSQVWLLLSGDFILLVVVSCVIASPVAFYFLHSWLQKFDYRIVIGPAAFLLSAAAAIIITIFTVSYQAISSALANPVKSLRSE from the coding sequence TTGAGCGCATATACTTTCCATATCACCCCTTATGACCTGGCCTTCCTGGGAATAATTTTTACCGGGCTTACTTTTATGCTGTTGTTATGGTTTGCCCAAAAAATCAACCGGGTCGCAAACCGCTTTCTCTCGCTTGCCCTGCTGGTAATTGTTTTATGGATGGTTTGGCTATTAGGGACCGACATCCGGTTAGCAGTCTATTTCCCGTACTGGAGTTGCCTGCCATTGCAGTTTTCGCTTGCATTTGGCCCTTTTATATTTTTTTACGTGCTTAAAATAACCAGGCCTGAATATAAATACCGCTGGAAGGACCTGTTACATTTGGGCCCATTGTTGGTTGAGCAGGTTGTTTTTCTGCTCGAAATTAAGGAGGGCATCAGGACGGGCGCAGCTACTTATGACACGCAAATTTATCATCATATCAGCCCGATACTACGCCTTGCTGCATTTATTTCGGTTATCACGTACCTGGGTTGGTCGGTTAAGTTGATAGCGCACTTTTACCAACGGTTAAAATTTAATGATATGAGCGACAGGTACCGGTATGAATTCCGGTGGCTGTATCGCTTACTAACCGGTTTCGGCATGTTATGGTTGCTATGGGTTCCGTATGTGGCAACAGATTATTTTTATTACCATAACCAGTTGAAGATAGATGCTTATTACCCCCTGTTCCTCCTTTTAGCAGCGCTTTTTATCCGGATTTCGGCTGTATCTTTCTTAAGATCAGAAGTGGCGGTACCGCTGCCTGCTGTATCAAAACCATTATTGCCTGCCGAACTGAAGCAAAAAGCAGTGTGGCTGCGTAAAACGATTGAAGCCGGCCTGCTCTATCAGGATGCCGACCTCACGTTGGGCTCGCTGGCTAAAAAAGTTGATTTGCACCCTCATGAATTATCCCGGATAATTAATACAGTGCTCAAAAAAAACTTTAATGATTTTATCAATGAGTACCGCATCAGGGAGGTGACCCGCAAAATGCAGGAGCCGGCTTATGATCGTTTAACCCTGTTGGGCATTGCCCTTGATGCAGGGTTCAGTTCCAAATCAACCTTTAACAGAACTTTCAGGCAAATGACGGGCATGAGCCCCGCCGAGTATAAGAACCAGCTAAAAAAAGAGCGCCCAAATTATCATTTGAGACCTTACTACCGCCGTGCCGCTGTAATTTCGGATCATGAAGCCATGCCTATGTGGTCGTCTGATAAATTAAACCGAAGTTATATGTTTAAAAACTATTTGAAAATTGCCTGGCGCACTATGCTGCACAACAAAGTTTACAGCGCGCTTAATATTGTTGGCCTTGCTACCGGCATGGCCGTTGCCTTGCTTATTGGCTTGTGGATATATAGCCAGTATGATTATGACCGGTTTTTGCCGGGCTACAACCAATTGTACCTGGTAAAACTGAATTTTAATTATAACGGTGCAATACAAACACAAACCGGCTCGTCATTACCCCTGGTCGAAGAATTTCGCAAGAGCTACCCGGAAGTAAAATACGCATCCGAAACCGACTGGGGATCGCAGCATAGCCTGGTTGTTGACGATAAAAAGCTTAATCCGCAGGGATTAACGGTAGGCGAGGATTTTTTGAAGATGTTCCCTTATCCATTAGTCCGGGGAAATGTTAATACTGTTTTTAAGGAGCCGAGTTCTATCATTTTAACCGAATCAGTTGCAAAGGCGCTGTTCGGTAACCAGGATGCTGTTGGTAAACTTATCCGGATTGATAATAAAAATAATGTTGTAGTTACAGGTGTAATGAAAGATGTAACAGCTAATTCAACTTTACAGTTCAGCTATCTTTTGCCATACAGCTACCTTGAGCAAACCTATCCCGATACTAAAAAGGAGCGCACAAATTGGAGAAACCATTCGTATCCCGAATATGTGGAACTACAACCGGGTACAAATGCTGATGCTTTTGAAAGTAAAATAAAAAATATCATTGCAAAACATGATCCAGGCAGCAAGATTGAAGTGGTTTTGCAGCCTGCAAAAAACTGGCGTTTGCTTACGGAATTTAAAAATGGCAAGGCAACGGACGGTTTTATCCAGTATGTGCGCATTTTCGGTATAATCGGCATACTGGTATTGGTGATCGCGTGCATCAACTTTGTTAATTTATCGACCGCGCGGGCCGAAAAGCGCGCACGCGAAGTTGGTGTGCGCAAATCAATCGGCTCAACACGCAAAGACCTCATTATTCAGTTTTTGAGCGAATCGTTGTTACTTACTTTTGTAGCTTTTGTGGTATCCATACTGATAGTTCAGTTGGCGCTGCCATATTTCAATAGCACTACGTATAGCAAAATCAGCGTGCCTTATACCAATTGGTTATTTTGGTGTGTGATGATGGGCTACGTGCTCGTCACCGGGTTATTGGCCGGGAGCCGGCCGGCATTTTATCTGTCTTCTTTTAATCCTGCAAAAGTATTAAAGGGCGCCATTCAGTTAGGCAAAGGCGCAGCGCTTCCGCGAAAAATATTGGTTGCAGTGCAATTCACTTGTTCAATTGCCCTTATTATCAGCACACTAATTATTTATCAGCAAATAAAATATGCTAAGGATAGGCCCAAGGGATATAATGCTTATGGCCTGGTAATGAACAATAATAGCGACGACCTCCGAAAAAATTATACAGCGCTAAAAAATGATCTTTTACAAAGCGGCCAGGTGGTAAGCGTTACCACCGCAGGAAGCGGGATGTTATCTTACCCCGCTTCGTTCACTATTTTGAACTGGCCAGGTAAAAGACAGGAAGAATCACTTGAGATGAATGTTAATGCCATTTCGCAGGATTATTTTAAAACGGTTGGAATGGAGTTGAAATACGGCAACGATTTTGAAGGCAACACCAGCGCAGACACATTAAACATTGTTTTGAACGAAGCCGCCGCCCAAAGGCTGCGGTTAAAGGATCCGTTAAACCAGCTAATTACGTTTGAATATTCTAAAAACCCCATGCGGGTTATTGGTGTAGTGGAAAACGCTGTTGTCGGGTCGCCGTTTTATGCAGCCAGACCGGCTATTTATGTTTATAACCCGGGCTGGGCGGGCAGTATTATGTACCGGTTGAAGCCAAACGTACCTATACAGCCGGCCATTGCAAAAATAGCCACGATATTTAACAAGTATAACCCATCATTCCCGTACGATTACCGCTTTGCCGACGAGGCCTTTAATATGACATTTAATGTAGAAGTACTGGTAGGTACACTGGCCGGTATTTTTGCAGGCCTGGCTATTTTTATTTCATGCCTTGGTTTGTTTGGCCTTGCAGCCTACGTAGCCGAACAGCGAAAAAAAGAAATAGGCATCAGGAAAGTATTGGGTGCATCGGTGTCGCAGGTATGGCTCCTGTTATCGGGCGATTTTATATTGCTTGTAGTTGTTAGTTGTGTAATTGCATCGCCTGTGGCCTTTTATTTTTTACATAGCTGGTTGCAAAAGTTTGATTACCGCATTGTTATTGGCCCGGCAGCCTTCCTGCTTTCGGCGGCGGCGGCCATTATAATAACCATATTTACAGTAAGCTATCAGGCTATCAGCAGTGCTTTGGCCAACCCGGTAAAAAGCCTGAGGAGCGAATGA
- a CDS encoding RNA polymerase sigma factor — MTTLKHFSDSELVDLFKSGDQAAYVEIYDRYTLTLFNHAYNKTRNREEAKDVVQEVFTTLWAKRDQINFQSNLSGYLYTSLRNNILNRIARQSILDKYTTSLIQFIQTETSQIITDHLIREHELAALIEKEIAALPSKMRQVFELSRKQHLSHKEIAAQLDISEQTVSKHVTNALKILRVRLGFFIYLLMLFHLL; from the coding sequence ATGACCACCCTAAAGCACTTTTCGGACAGCGAATTGGTTGACTTGTTTAAGTCGGGGGATCAGGCCGCTTATGTAGAAATATACGATAGGTACACGCTCACCTTATTTAATCATGCCTATAATAAAACCAGGAACCGGGAAGAGGCCAAAGATGTTGTTCAGGAAGTTTTCACAACCTTGTGGGCCAAACGGGACCAAATTAATTTTCAATCTAATCTTTCGGGTTATTTATATACGTCATTACGTAACAACATTTTGAACAGAATTGCGCGGCAATCAATACTTGATAAATACACCACCTCTTTAATACAGTTTATTCAAACCGAAACCAGTCAGATTATCACAGATCACCTGATCCGTGAACACGAACTTGCGGCGCTTATAGAAAAAGAGATTGCCGCTCTTCCGTCAAAAATGCGCCAGGTATTTGAACTTAGCCGCAAACAGCATCTCTCCCATAAAGAAATTGCAGCGCAACTGGATATTTCCGAGCAAACAGTAAGTAAACATGTTACTAACGCCTTAAAAATATTAAGGGTTCGCCTCGGTTTTTTTATCTATCTATTAATGCTTTTTCATCTCCTATAA
- a CDS encoding FecR family protein — MNDQELRDLLHKYGNNTATEDEKSLLESWYLHHQESELPDYTLDERLQDAAAVRENLKRQFGIGRLISLPLRISAAACVLILLSLGGFYFLRKNVAKSQLSAAIHHDIPPGQNKAVLALANGQKIYITGIKKGVIYRQGALQVTRNQNGVLAYTINKSLIEPGNADNQGPAKYNTLSTPRSGQSSITLADGTVAYLDAQSSVRFPVDFSKSKERRVEVTGQVYFDVRHNASKPFRVDVKGQTIEDIGTVFNINAYDDEPAIKTTLISGSIKITRGNSTATLRPGQQAITAPDKANIRIKETDTEEVTAWKNGYFLFNNEKLESIMRKISRWYDVEIVYPQDQNTNVEYWGSITRYDNVSKVLKMLEITGDVKFRIEGKKIFIEKK; from the coding sequence ATGAACGATCAGGAGCTCAGGGATCTATTACATAAATACGGGAACAATACGGCCACTGAAGATGAGAAATCGCTGCTTGAAAGCTGGTATTTACATCATCAGGAATCGGAATTGCCCGATTATACACTTGACGAGCGCCTTCAGGATGCTGCAGCCGTTCGTGAAAATCTGAAACGTCAATTCGGGATAGGCAGGTTAATATCACTTCCGCTGCGGATAAGCGCGGCTGCATGTGTTTTAATATTATTAAGCCTGGGTGGTTTTTATTTTCTCAGAAAAAATGTTGCTAAAAGTCAACTTAGTGCAGCTATACACCACGATATTCCGCCGGGGCAAAATAAGGCCGTGCTGGCCCTTGCCAACGGGCAAAAAATTTACATAACCGGTATAAAAAAAGGAGTTATTTACCGGCAAGGTGCCTTACAGGTAACCCGTAACCAAAACGGGGTTCTTGCCTACACCATAAACAAAAGCTTGATTGAACCCGGGAATGCCGATAACCAGGGCCCGGCAAAATACAACACGCTTTCTACGCCGCGGAGCGGCCAGTCGTCCATTACTTTAGCCGACGGAACAGTAGCATACCTTGATGCTCAATCATCTGTAAGGTTTCCGGTTGATTTTTCTAAATCTAAAGAAAGGCGGGTTGAAGTAACCGGGCAGGTGTACTTTGATGTAAGGCACAATGCCTCAAAACCTTTTAGGGTAGATGTAAAAGGTCAAACCATTGAAGATATTGGTACCGTATTTAACATCAACGCTTACGATGATGAGCCGGCTATAAAAACTACATTGATTAGCGGCAGTATAAAAATAACAAGAGGAAACTCAACCGCTACATTACGGCCGGGTCAGCAAGCTATAACTGCTCCTGATAAAGCCAATATCCGGATAAAAGAAACAGATACCGAAGAAGTTACCGCCTGGAAAAATGGCTACTTCCTTTTTAATAACGAGAAACTGGAAAGCATAATGCGGAAGATTTCACGGTGGTATGATGTTGAAATTGTTTACCCGCAAGATCAGAATACCAATGTTGAATACTGGGGCAGCATCACCAGGTACGACAATGTATCTAAGGTTTTAAAGATGCTGGAAATAACCGGCGATGTAAAATTCAGGATTGAAGGAAAGAAGATTTTTATAGAGAAAAAATAA
- a CDS encoding SusC/RagA family TonB-linked outer membrane protein: MYKKFNGFFCTRKGYIRKFLLIMRLTSIILTVTILHVSALSIAQKITYKNNSASLEQIFKEIRKQTGYNVLVASNKIKNIQPQAVDFINTPLADVLDKVLNGQSLTYSIDDKTILIRYEQKIKKDAADEAPPITGKVVDSTGMPLPGASVGLKGTTNGTQTDVNGNFSLNASPGDVLIIRYVGYEGKEIKVGTSTNLVIELKKSAGSLNEVVVTALGIKREARSLGYAAQTISGADMNKVNPPNIASGLMGKIAGLNITQPNGVEGSSNRIVIRGNNNLAGNNQALIVVDNVIIDNEPVQPKGGVQSFNDALSLSNGGTDVSQPPVDNGSFLNSLNPDDIESLDVLKGPTAAALYGARGANGVILIVTKKGNKKKGFGVDYGYTYRANDPYRFIKTQSEYGNGMTEDLYSANPFFYKDANGKDRQEQIGGDPYGPLGNIPGAYVSPGVSSAAGGPFYNYIGFPGDGASWGPKMEGQPLVWWDGTTRPYTGNSNIFKSFYRTGNTQTHNIALSGGGELGTLRVSYTRSTNEAITYNSHNATNTFNIGSSINISPKVKVDATASYINLTKFNPPNIYGENGGAGNIGLGYMTVYNLPADYKPIERGLTTLPDGSQNPILKQSPFEYGQQYYWWNTFNDITTLTQNQFVGSISLNAEVTPWLKAVGNVGLDYYTNEYVTKNYPTDAAGLVGSYGYDLAKNATNNLDGRLIFHKNRLLPDFNASLSVGARHYYRNMYDIAQTNPGPFNYPFLFNLSNYAGNSATALNASENRYVQQINTVYGLLNLSYKNYLFLDLAGTNDWSSTLRPTNWSYFYPSASLSFVFTDAFDMSSVKSWLTYGKIRVSEAKSANAYLPYQNGFTYRPTSGTPGFTTGLNLPGSYPTNIQPQRSRSFEIGPDLGFFNDRLDVNFTYYNTYSDNQEITIPVAGSSGVPNVLINSGALRNRGFELTVNAKVIKSSDFSWNVTLNAAHNQNKVVALEPGLNSLQLGSWFGSNGVLMKVDVGQNYGSIYGLDYKYTRDGQKIVNLIYADGTNTGNGAVLGSQYATSDNMVKIGDATPKLTGGISQSFRYKNFSLYVLTDFKVGGQIWSGDYATLMGQGMAPETVYERDGHGLAYTYPDGTKANVGVILPGVVQGSTAGTYTPNTNVVNAWWKYAGNYQSWDNDPIVRTNSIFNDSWGKLREVSITYNLPKEFVQKTKMLQTLSVSLIGRDLFYLFNTLPDRINPESVVGTGNVQGIQFGGLPGVRSYGFSVKAGF, encoded by the coding sequence ATGTATAAAAAGTTCAACGGATTTTTTTGTACCCGGAAGGGGTATATCCGCAAATTCCTGCTGATTATGAGACTTACCTCTATTATTTTGACGGTTACCATCTTACATGTTAGCGCATTGAGCATTGCTCAAAAAATTACCTACAAAAATAACTCCGCATCGCTTGAACAAATTTTCAAGGAGATAAGGAAGCAAACTGGCTATAATGTTCTTGTTGCATCCAATAAAATTAAAAACATCCAGCCGCAGGCGGTAGATTTTATAAACACGCCACTGGCCGATGTTTTAGATAAAGTGCTGAATGGGCAATCGCTAACTTACAGTATCGACGATAAAACTATATTGATCCGATACGAGCAAAAAATAAAAAAAGACGCGGCGGATGAAGCTCCGCCTATTACCGGAAAAGTAGTTGATTCAACCGGGATGCCCCTTCCCGGCGCTTCCGTCGGCCTGAAGGGAACAACCAATGGCACGCAAACCGATGTAAATGGTAACTTTAGCTTGAACGCGTCGCCGGGCGATGTTTTAATTATAAGGTATGTTGGCTATGAAGGCAAGGAAATAAAAGTAGGCACCAGTACAAATTTGGTTATCGAACTTAAAAAAAGCGCAGGTTCGTTAAATGAAGTAGTTGTTACCGCTTTGGGTATAAAACGCGAAGCAAGGTCATTAGGCTACGCAGCGCAGACAATATCAGGTGCTGATATGAATAAAGTTAACCCGCCAAATATAGCATCCGGCTTAATGGGCAAAATAGCAGGCTTGAATATTACCCAGCCAAACGGTGTGGAAGGTTCTTCAAACCGCATCGTTATCAGGGGTAATAACAACCTGGCCGGGAATAACCAGGCGCTGATAGTGGTTGATAATGTTATTATTGATAATGAACCCGTACAGCCCAAAGGAGGAGTACAATCTTTCAATGATGCCTTATCACTAAGTAATGGCGGTACCGACGTTTCGCAACCGCCCGTAGATAACGGATCTTTTTTAAACAGCCTGAACCCCGACGACATCGAAAGCCTTGATGTGTTGAAAGGCCCAACCGCGGCAGCATTATATGGTGCACGCGGCGCCAATGGCGTAATACTTATCGTGACTAAAAAAGGCAACAAAAAGAAAGGTTTTGGGGTTGATTATGGTTACACCTATCGTGCTAATGATCCTTACCGCTTTATAAAAACGCAAAGTGAATACGGTAACGGCATGACAGAAGACCTTTACTCGGCAAATCCTTTCTTTTATAAAGATGCCAATGGTAAAGACAGGCAGGAACAAATAGGCGGCGACCCGTATGGCCCCCTGGGCAATATACCTGGGGCTTATGTTAGCCCTGGTGTATCCAGTGCTGCCGGCGGTCCGTTTTATAATTATATCGGTTTTCCTGGCGATGGTGCATCATGGGGGCCCAAAATGGAAGGGCAGCCGCTTGTTTGGTGGGATGGTACAACCAGGCCTTATACCGGCAATTCAAATATTTTTAAAAGCTTTTACAGAACCGGTAATACGCAAACCCATAACATAGCCCTTTCGGGCGGTGGCGAACTCGGAACCCTGCGCGTTTCCTATACCCGCTCAACAAATGAGGCTATTACTTACAATAGTCATAACGCCACTAACACATTTAATATTGGCTCATCAATAAACATCAGCCCTAAAGTTAAGGTTGATGCTACAGCCAGTTATATTAACCTGACCAAATTTAACCCACCAAATATATATGGTGAAAACGGCGGCGCAGGTAATATAGGCCTGGGCTATATGACTGTGTACAATTTACCTGCAGATTATAAGCCAATTGAAAGAGGGCTGACTACCCTGCCCGACGGATCACAAAATCCGATACTAAAGCAATCGCCGTTTGAGTATGGGCAGCAATATTACTGGTGGAATACTTTTAATGATATTACAACGCTTACACAAAACCAGTTTGTGGGCTCCATATCATTAAATGCCGAAGTTACACCCTGGTTAAAGGCAGTGGGCAACGTTGGTTTGGATTATTACACCAACGAGTACGTAACTAAAAATTATCCTACAGATGCCGCAGGATTAGTTGGCAGCTACGGATATGACCTGGCCAAAAATGCCACCAACAACCTCGACGGTCGTTTGATATTTCATAAAAACAGGTTACTTCCCGATTTTAATGCAAGTCTTTCGGTAGGTGCAAGGCACTACTACCGTAACATGTATGATATTGCTCAAACTAATCCCGGGCCATTTAATTACCCGTTTTTATTTAACCTGAGCAACTACGCCGGCAATTCAGCAACGGCACTTAATGCGTCAGAAAACAGGTATGTGCAGCAAATAAATACAGTTTATGGCTTGCTTAACCTTTCTTACAAAAATTACCTGTTTTTGGACCTGGCCGGAACAAATGACTGGTCATCTACCTTACGCCCAACAAACTGGAGTTATTTTTACCCATCGGCAAGTTTAAGCTTTGTGTTTACCGATGCGTTTGATATGAGTTCGGTAAAAAGCTGGCTTACTTACGGAAAGATACGTGTAAGCGAGGCCAAAAGTGCAAATGCCTATTTGCCTTATCAAAACGGATTTACCTACCGTCCAACTTCAGGCACGCCAGGTTTCACAACCGGGTTGAATTTGCCAGGTTCGTACCCTACCAACATCCAACCACAACGCTCCCGTTCGTTTGAAATCGGGCCCGACCTTGGTTTTTTTAATGACAGGTTGGATGTAAATTTCACTTACTATAACACCTACTCAGACAACCAGGAAATAACCATTCCTGTAGCCGGTTCGTCAGGAGTTCCAAACGTTTTAATAAACTCGGGCGCGTTACGCAACAGGGGTTTTGAATTAACCGTGAATGCGAAAGTGATTAAATCAAGTGATTTTTCATGGAATGTAACACTGAACGCGGCACATAATCAAAATAAAGTTGTCGCACTTGAGCCGGGCCTTAACTCATTGCAGTTAGGTTCGTGGTTTGGCAGCAATGGGGTTTTGATGAAAGTTGACGTAGGCCAAAATTATGGCAGCATTTATGGCTTAGATTATAAATATACACGTGATGGCCAAAAGATTGTTAACCTGATATACGCCGATGGCACCAACACCGGCAATGGCGCCGTACTGGGCTCACAATACGCCACATCAGACAATATGGTTAAAATAGGCGATGCTACGCCAAAACTTACAGGCGGTATTTCGCAGAGTTTCCGTTACAAAAACTTTAGCTTATACGTTTTGACAGACTTTAAAGTGGGCGGACAGATCTGGTCTGGCGACTATGCTACCTTGATGGGGCAGGGTATGGCTCCCGAAACTGTTTACGAAAGGGACGGACACGGCTTAGCTTATACCTATCCCGATGGAACAAAGGCCAACGTTGGTGTAATTTTACCTGGCGTGGTGCAGGGCTCAACAGCGGGTACCTATACACCAAACACCAATGTGGTAAATGCATGGTGGAAATACGCGGGTAATTATCAATCATGGGATAATGATCCTATTGTACGCACCAACTCTATATTCAATGATTCATGGGGTAAGCTGCGTGAAGTGTCAATCACTTATAACCTGCCGAAAGAATTTGTACAAAAAACAAAAATGCTCCAAACCCTGTCGGTATCGTTAATCGGCCGCGACCTGTTTTACTTGTTCAATACCTTACCCGACAGGATAAACCCTGAAAGTGTTGTAGGTACCGGAAACGTTCAGGGTATTCAGTTTGGTGGCTTACCTGGCGTACGCTCCTACGGTTTTTCGGTAAAAGCGGGATTTTAA
- a CDS encoding SusD/RagB family nutrient-binding outer membrane lipoprotein yields the protein MIKYHDIKRWTMVVTTILFITAVLASCTKNFQKENAPYSGPASATLQQLYTGIGANLDRAANIGNWAEARWLYPVTQLGAVYAVSDFGFVEGQNWSLFYSNLPAMDQMLTTMASSPDSATYTNAIGMVKVLRAYEALEVSNLYGDMPYSKAGKAFSGSTADLKVPYDKQQAVYLSCLADLTWAANHFTNSSTQFSFGSEFLLNNNIDQWKAFANSLRLRYALTMYDKDNTDAAPIIADAIAKLSSNPLTDVVGFKQANVPGISFDIDGAGRGFFFHQESRARMGSTLWNLFSNNNNINGSGIFDLRCKIFFEANGAGNWVPYPQNPATPITDGGDPYNVERDADNKGWAAHKDGNLYSDYNYYWGRDGIVSGSTGACPEIFITPAEVHFLKAEVYARGIAGVAQSTSSAQAEYNAGVTASLTFWNSVAYNSSVWVVNKPASETPSTATINAILANPKVAFNSANALSLIYAQEWVDMFRQPWLAWTLLRRTGGATPMDTSNPAGYKQNYGSLQRYQYPADEAQLNTANWKAATGGSDLTSTKIWITK from the coding sequence ATGATTAAGTATCATGATATAAAACGATGGACAATGGTGGTAACTACTATATTGTTCATTACTGCAGTTCTTGCGTCATGTACCAAGAATTTTCAAAAGGAAAACGCGCCTTATAGCGGTCCGGCATCGGCCACCCTGCAACAGCTTTACACAGGTATCGGCGCTAACCTCGATCGTGCGGCTAACATCGGCAACTGGGCCGAAGCAAGATGGCTGTACCCCGTAACCCAGCTGGGCGCAGTATATGCCGTATCTGATTTCGGTTTTGTAGAAGGGCAAAACTGGAGCCTGTTTTACTCCAATTTACCGGCTATGGATCAAATGCTTACCACCATGGCCAGTAGTCCCGATTCGGCAACATACACAAATGCTATAGGTATGGTAAAAGTATTGCGGGCTTACGAGGCGCTTGAAGTATCCAACCTCTATGGCGATATGCCATATTCTAAAGCAGGAAAGGCATTTTCGGGCTCTACTGCCGATCTTAAAGTGCCGTATGATAAACAGCAGGCTGTATATTTATCCTGCCTGGCCGATCTTACCTGGGCTGCAAACCACTTTACTAACAGTAGCACCCAGTTTTCGTTTGGTTCGGAGTTTCTTTTAAACAATAATATCGACCAATGGAAAGCGTTTGCCAATTCGCTGCGTTTGCGTTACGCGCTTACCATGTATGATAAGGACAATACAGATGCGGCGCCGATAATAGCCGATGCCATAGCCAAACTATCCAGCAACCCGCTCACCGATGTTGTTGGCTTTAAACAAGCCAATGTTCCGGGCATATCCTTTGATATCGACGGAGCAGGAAGAGGGTTCTTCTTCCACCAGGAAAGCCGCGCAAGAATGGGCAGCACCCTATGGAACTTATTCAGCAACAATAATAACATCAATGGCAGCGGAATATTTGACTTAAGGTGTAAAATATTCTTTGAAGCCAACGGGGCAGGTAACTGGGTGCCTTACCCGCAAAACCCGGCTACCCCTATAACAGATGGCGGCGACCCTTATAATGTCGAAAGAGATGCTGATAATAAAGGTTGGGCAGCTCATAAAGATGGCAATTTGTACTCCGATTATAATTATTACTGGGGCAGGGATGGCATTGTTTCCGGCTCAACCGGCGCATGTCCCGAAATTTTCATTACCCCGGCCGAGGTACACTTTTTAAAAGCAGAAGTGTACGCACGTGGCATTGCGGGTGTAGCGCAAAGCACATCGTCGGCACAAGCTGAATATAATGCAGGCGTTACCGCATCACTTACCTTCTGGAATAGTGTTGCGTACAATTCATCCGTTTGGGTTGTAAACAAGCCTGCTTCAGAAACACCATCTACAGCAACAATCAACGCTATACTGGCCAACCCGAAAGTTGCTTTTAACTCCGCAAATGCGCTCAGTTTGATCTATGCGCAGGAGTGGGTTGACATGTTCCGCCAGCCCTGGTTAGCATGGACCCTGCTAAGAAGAACGGGCGGCGCAACGCCGATGGATACCAGTAACCCGGCGGGCTATAAACAAAATTATGGCAGCCTGCAACGTTACCAATACCCGGCTGATGAAGCGCAGCTGAACACCGCCAACTGGAAAGCAGCAACCGGTGGCAGTGATCTTACCAGCACAAAAATCTGGATTACCAAATAA